The Saccharomonospora cyanea NA-134 genome includes a region encoding these proteins:
- the ftsR gene encoding transcriptional regulator FtsR, protein MTAAGRPQREGLSIGAVLAQLRPDFPDVTISKIRFLESEGLVRPARTPSGYRQFGPADVERLRFVLAAQRDHYLPLKVIKEQLDAADRGDSNASVVPRLPRKLVAITSVDDDGQVPGVPGPDEFAADPDAAARLTEDDLLREAGIDELMLDELRQYGLVRPSAAGFYDTDAVRIARTVKAMSDYGIEPRHLRAFRASADREVGLVEQIVAPVYRQRDTDAKARGDELVKELAALSVTLHTLLVKTGIRGVTGG, encoded by the coding sequence GTGACGGCTGCCGGGCGGCCACAGCGAGAGGGGTTGAGTATCGGGGCCGTGCTGGCGCAGCTGCGCCCCGACTTCCCTGACGTGACGATCTCCAAGATCCGGTTTCTCGAATCGGAGGGGCTCGTCCGGCCTGCCCGAACGCCGTCCGGCTACCGCCAGTTCGGCCCTGCCGACGTGGAGCGCCTGCGGTTCGTCCTCGCCGCCCAGCGGGACCACTACCTCCCGCTGAAGGTCATCAAGGAGCAGCTCGACGCGGCCGACCGCGGGGACTCCAACGCCTCCGTCGTCCCGAGGCTGCCTCGCAAACTGGTGGCGATCACGTCGGTGGACGACGACGGTCAGGTTCCGGGCGTTCCCGGGCCGGACGAGTTCGCCGCGGACCCCGACGCCGCCGCGCGGTTGACCGAGGACGACCTGCTCCGCGAGGCGGGTATCGACGAGCTCATGCTGGACGAACTGCGCCAGTACGGGCTCGTCAGGCCGAGTGCCGCCGGTTTCTACGACACCGACGCGGTGCGGATCGCCCGCACCGTGAAGGCCATGAGTGACTACGGCATCGAACCGCGGCATCTGCGGGCGTTCCGGGCGTCGGCCGATCGCGAGGTGGGCCTCGTGGAACAGATCGTCGCTCCGGTGTACCGCCAGCGGGACACGGACGCGAAGGCCAGGGGAGACGAGCTTGTCAAGGAGCTGGCCGCGTTGTCGGTCACGCTGCACACCTTGCTCGTCAAAACCGGGATTCGTGGTGTGACCGGTGGGTAG
- a CDS encoding FAD-dependent monooxygenase — protein MRNKAIIVGAGIAGLATALRLHRIGWEPLVLERAATRRSGGYAVTFSGIGYDAAERMGVLPALAERHITPDRMVYVKPDGGTRFAVPGPTVRALLGERALNILRGDIEDVLHTAVRDTVEIRFGTTVTAISQDTDGVDVTLNDGTVERAHLLVGADGLHSTTRHLVFGPEDGFRLDLGHMAGAFLLDRLPSCVEEGTTSTLTDTGRTLAIIALGQGRSAAFFGYRTDRPTAELAEGPVTVLPRVYGTMGWAAPDVLDQLPHAPSVYFDTISQMVVDRWSRGRVVLLGDAAWCVTLFAGFGSSLAVAGADLLGTTLDRHRGDVLAALRDWERQLRPEAERKQRLGRRVKGLYAPADPLRLWLRDLPLRFASYRPVSALLQRRLQLGA, from the coding sequence ATGAGAAACAAGGCCATCATCGTCGGCGCCGGCATCGCCGGACTCGCCACCGCTCTGCGGCTGCACCGGATCGGCTGGGAGCCCCTGGTCCTCGAACGGGCCGCGACCCGGCGTTCCGGTGGCTACGCCGTGACCTTCTCCGGCATCGGCTACGACGCCGCGGAACGCATGGGAGTCCTGCCCGCCCTCGCGGAGCGGCACATCACCCCGGACCGGATGGTGTACGTCAAACCCGACGGCGGCACCCGGTTCGCCGTGCCCGGCCCGACCGTGCGCGCGCTGCTCGGTGAACGTGCGTTGAACATCCTGCGCGGTGACATCGAGGACGTACTCCACACCGCCGTCCGCGACACCGTCGAGATCCGCTTCGGCACCACGGTCACGGCGATCTCCCAGGACACCGACGGAGTGGACGTGACGTTGAACGACGGCACCGTCGAGCGAGCCCACCTGCTGGTGGGTGCGGACGGACTGCACTCGACCACGCGACACCTGGTGTTCGGCCCCGAAGACGGGTTCCGACTCGACCTCGGCCACATGGCCGGTGCGTTCCTGCTCGACCGACTTCCGTCCTGTGTCGAGGAGGGCACGACCTCGACACTGACCGACACCGGGCGCACTCTCGCGATCATCGCCCTCGGACAGGGCAGGTCGGCCGCGTTCTTCGGCTACCGCACCGACCGTCCGACGGCCGAACTGGCCGAAGGACCCGTCACCGTTCTGCCCCGGGTCTACGGCACCATGGGGTGGGCGGCGCCCGACGTGCTCGACCAACTCCCGCACGCGCCGTCGGTGTACTTCGACACGATCAGCCAGATGGTCGTCGACCGTTGGAGCCGTGGCCGTGTGGTCCTGCTCGGCGACGCCGCGTGGTGCGTCACCCTGTTCGCCGGCTTCGGCTCCTCCCTCGCCGTCGCCGGAGCCGACCTCCTCGGCACCACACTCGACCGGCACCGCGGCGACGTGCTCGCGGCGCTGCGTGACTGGGAGAGACAGCTCCGTCCGGAAGCTGAGAGGAAGCAGAGGCTCGGCCGCCGGGTCAAGGGCCTCTACGCACCCGCCGACCCGCTCCGGTTGTGGTTGCGTGACCTGCCACTGCGATTCGCCTCGTACCGGCCGGTGTCCGCCCTGCTCCAGCGCCGTCTCCAGCTCGGAGCGTGA
- a CDS encoding TetR/AcrR family transcriptional regulator, with the protein MQVKDDFAAGLGLTPAEATRRAQIIEATIDVVAEFGYGKTSFSRIIDKAGLSSTRMISYHFADKNELMTATLMTLIDHHDRFVAEHTVTAEGRTALLRSLLETEIAYLAAHPRHAHAVTEIATNGRDSDGSPLFELVVHDLRIGRLARQLTQGQREGHFTDFDPEIMARAIRSALEGLAQQLLADPDLDLRHYADELTALFTRATKAT; encoded by the coding sequence ATGCAAGTAAAAGATGATTTCGCCGCCGGCCTGGGACTGACTCCGGCCGAAGCGACCCGACGCGCACAGATCATCGAGGCGACCATCGACGTCGTCGCCGAGTTCGGCTACGGCAAGACGTCCTTCTCCCGCATCATCGACAAGGCGGGGCTCAGCAGCACGCGAATGATCTCCTACCACTTCGCGGACAAGAACGAGCTGATGACCGCGACACTGATGACGCTCATCGATCACCATGACCGGTTCGTCGCCGAGCACACGGTGACCGCCGAGGGCAGAACCGCCCTGCTGCGATCGTTACTGGAAACCGAGATCGCCTACCTCGCCGCGCACCCACGGCATGCACACGCGGTGACCGAGATCGCCACCAACGGCAGGGACTCCGACGGCTCACCGCTGTTCGAGCTCGTCGTGCACGATCTGCGGATCGGCAGACTCGCCCGGCAACTCACACAAGGGCAACGGGAAGGGCACTTCACGGACTTCGACCCCGAGATCATGGCGAGGGCGATCCGGAGCGCGTTGGAGGGACTGGCGCAGCAACTTCTCGCCGACCCCGACCTGGACCTACGGCACTACGCGGACGAACTCACCGCGTTGTTCACCCGGGCCACGAAAGCGACCTGA
- a CDS encoding MerR family transcriptional regulator, protein MVDESPVSAAGGEQGELFPDNSLPDELVGYRGPAACQIAGITYRQLDYWARTKLVTPSIRTAHGSGSQRLYSFKDLLVLKIVKRLLDTGVSLQNIRVAVDHLRARGVRDLARVTLFSDGATVYECTSPEEIVDLLQGGQGVFGIAVSNAMQEISGTLHEFPAERADGGQIDPGVPDELSERRNARRTG, encoded by the coding sequence GTGGTCGACGAAAGTCCGGTGAGCGCTGCCGGCGGTGAGCAAGGGGAGTTGTTCCCCGACAACTCATTGCCGGACGAACTGGTTGGCTATCGCGGTCCGGCCGCCTGTCAGATCGCCGGGATCACGTACCGGCAGCTCGATTACTGGGCGCGTACGAAACTGGTGACACCGAGTATTCGCACCGCTCACGGTTCTGGTTCGCAGCGCCTGTATTCCTTCAAGGACCTGCTGGTTCTCAAGATCGTCAAACGACTGCTGGACACCGGTGTCTCCCTGCAGAACATTCGCGTTGCCGTGGACCATCTCCGGGCCAGGGGAGTGAGGGACCTCGCGCGGGTCACGTTGTTCTCGGACGGCGCGACGGTGTACGAATGCACGTCGCCGGAGGAGATCGTCGATCTGCTCCAGGGCGGGCAGGGCGTGTTCGGCATCGCGGTGAGTAACGCGATGCAGGAGATTTCCGGAACGTTGCACGAGTTTCCCGCCGAGCGCGCCGACGGCGGGCAGATCGACCCGGGTGTGCCGGACGAGCTCTCCGAGCGCCGTAACGCCCGCCGCACCGGCTGA
- a CDS encoding bifunctional nuclease family protein, producing MSEMRVVGVRVELPANQPILLLRETDGERYLPIWIGSVEATAIALEQQGVRPARPLTHDLLKDIIGALGRELQQVVITDLSEGTFFAELVFDGDVRVSARPSDSVALALRVGVPIHAEDSVLEEAGLIIPDEQEDEVEKFREFLDSVSPEDFRGADT from the coding sequence ATGAGCGAAATGCGCGTCGTCGGCGTCCGGGTCGAGTTGCCCGCGAACCAGCCGATCTTGCTGCTGCGGGAGACCGACGGTGAGCGATACCTGCCGATCTGGATCGGCTCGGTGGAGGCGACGGCCATCGCCTTGGAACAGCAGGGTGTCCGCCCGGCCAGACCGCTGACTCATGACTTGCTCAAGGACATTATCGGCGCGTTGGGGCGAGAACTTCAGCAGGTCGTCATCACCGATCTGAGCGAAGGTACGTTCTTCGCCGAGCTGGTGTTCGACGGTGACGTCCGGGTTTCGGCGCGGCCGAGTGACTCGGTGGCGCTCGCGTTGCGTGTCGGGGTGCCCATCCACGCCGAGGACTCGGTGCTGGAGGAAGCCGGGCTGATCATCCCCGACGAGCAGGAGGACGAGGTCGAGAAGTTCCGCGAGTTCCTCGACTCCGTCTCCCCGGAGGACTTCAGGGGCGCCGACACCTGA
- a CDS encoding TetR/AcrR family transcriptional regulator: protein MPAAFTAQERARITEALLAAGYELFSTQGLRKASLEELVGPAGIAKSSFYQFFDSKEALYLELMLREAGSVKRRVIDQALRTTDDTREALRRFLRATLDELTTNTLWRRLTTHPEEMHAVARKLDPERAAAIGDNPATALAEFVTERQRDGGLIDADPAVVVGVLQAVLLVPLHADHLGDPAHRDRVLDLLIDIVTAGLTLTRERN from the coding sequence ATGCCCGCAGCGTTCACGGCCCAGGAACGGGCGCGGATCACCGAGGCCCTGCTGGCGGCGGGATACGAACTCTTCAGCACTCAAGGGCTCCGCAAGGCGTCGCTGGAGGAACTCGTCGGCCCGGCGGGGATCGCCAAGAGCAGCTTCTACCAGTTCTTCGACTCGAAGGAGGCGCTCTACCTGGAGCTGATGCTGCGGGAAGCGGGCTCCGTCAAACGGCGGGTCATCGACCAGGCCCTGCGCACCACCGACGACACGCGCGAGGCACTGCGCCGGTTTCTGCGCGCCACGCTCGACGAACTGACGACCAACACACTGTGGCGCCGGTTGACGACGCATCCCGAGGAAATGCACGCCGTGGCGCGCAAGCTCGACCCCGAGCGAGCCGCCGCGATCGGGGACAACCCCGCCACCGCACTGGCCGAGTTCGTCACCGAAAGACAACGCGACGGCGGACTGATCGACGCCGACCCCGCCGTCGTGGTGGGTGTACTCCAGGCAGTACTGCTCGTGCCGCTGCACGCCGACCACCTCGGCGATCCGGCCCATCGCGACCGGGTCCTCGACCTTCTGATCGACATCGTGACAGCCGGCCTGACCCTCACACGGGAGAGGAACTGA
- a CDS encoding TrkH family potassium uptake protein: MVAFASAVAVGTVLLTLPVASESGEPTDLVTALFTATSAVCVTGLIVVDTPGHWSTFGELVILGLIQVGGLGIMTLASLLGLLITRRLGLRMRLTAQTETKALGLGDVRRVVVGVALVSFAFETVIAAVLVARFLTGYDYELGTALYHGVFHAVSAFNNAGFALYPDNLMSFVTDAWVCVPIAVAVIAGGLGFPVWIEVWRHARGSLRRWSLHVRLTVLTTAVLLVVGAVAITAAEWNNPDTLGRFGVGGRILAGLFHAVMPRTAGFNSLDLAEFEAGTLLVNDILMFIGGGSAGTAGGIKVTTFALLAFVIVAEVRAQPTVHLMGRKVPSTVQRQALAVVLLSVGTVVTATLTLLALTPFTLDEVLFESVSAFATVGLSTGITTELPPAGELVLTVLMFAGRIGPITFASALALRERTRRYELPEERPIIG, encoded by the coding sequence GTGGTCGCGTTCGCGTCCGCCGTGGCCGTGGGGACGGTTCTGCTCACGCTCCCGGTGGCGAGCGAGTCGGGAGAGCCGACCGACCTGGTGACAGCCCTTTTCACGGCGACCTCTGCGGTGTGTGTCACCGGCCTCATCGTCGTGGACACCCCGGGACACTGGTCGACCTTCGGGGAACTGGTGATCCTCGGACTGATCCAGGTGGGCGGGCTCGGCATCATGACGCTGGCCTCGCTGCTCGGCCTGTTGATCACGCGGCGGCTCGGCCTGCGGATGCGGTTGACCGCTCAGACCGAGACGAAGGCGCTCGGGTTGGGTGACGTGCGCCGGGTCGTCGTCGGTGTGGCGCTGGTGAGTTTCGCCTTCGAGACCGTCATCGCGGCCGTGCTCGTGGCCCGGTTCCTCACCGGCTACGACTACGAGCTGGGAACGGCGCTCTACCACGGCGTGTTCCATGCGGTCTCGGCGTTCAACAACGCCGGTTTCGCGCTCTACCCGGATAACCTGATGAGTTTCGTCACCGACGCGTGGGTTTGCGTGCCCATTGCCGTGGCCGTGATCGCGGGCGGGCTCGGGTTTCCGGTGTGGATCGAGGTCTGGCGGCACGCCCGGGGCTCGCTGCGGCGGTGGTCCCTGCACGTCAGGCTGACGGTCCTGACGACCGCGGTACTGCTGGTGGTGGGTGCGGTGGCGATCACGGCAGCCGAGTGGAACAACCCCGACACGCTCGGCCGGTTCGGCGTGGGAGGGCGGATCCTCGCCGGGCTGTTCCATGCCGTGATGCCGAGGACGGCGGGCTTCAACTCACTCGACCTGGCCGAGTTCGAGGCGGGAACGTTGCTCGTCAACGACATCCTGATGTTCATCGGCGGTGGTAGCGCGGGCACGGCCGGTGGCATCAAGGTGACCACGTTCGCATTGCTGGCCTTCGTCATCGTCGCCGAGGTGAGGGCCCAACCCACCGTGCACCTGATGGGACGCAAGGTCCCGTCGACCGTCCAACGGCAGGCGCTGGCGGTGGTGTTGCTCAGCGTCGGGACCGTGGTGACGGCCACGCTGACCCTGCTGGCTCTGACACCGTTCACACTCGACGAGGTGCTGTTCGAGTCGGTGTCCGCCTTCGCGACGGTCGGGCTGTCCACGGGCATCACGACGGAACTGCCGCCCGCCGGGGAGCTGGTGCTGACTGTGTTGATGTTCGCGGGTCGGATCGGCCCCATCACGTTCGCCTCGGCGCTCGCGTTGCGCGAGCGGACCCGCAGGTACGAACTTCCTGAAGAAAGGCCCATCATTGGCTGA